The Lycium barbarum isolate Lr01 chromosome 10, ASM1917538v2, whole genome shotgun sequence genome includes a region encoding these proteins:
- the LOC132613038 gene encoding uncharacterized protein LOC132613038: MPPHKSLYGRKRRTPLCWSEVGERKLVGTEIVQQTEDKVKIIKDCLKIASDRQKSYVDLKSREIEHQVGDKVFLKVSPLKKIMRFGQKGKLSPRFIRPYEVLERVGLVAYKLALPPKLDKIHNVFHVSILRRYRSDPSNILYVESIEVSPDLTYKEEPIQILAHETKDLRNNKIPLVRFLWRNHSGKEATWEREEDMRIQYPHLFQD; the protein is encoded by the coding sequence ATGCCTCCTCATAAATCATTATATGGGAGAAAACGTAGAACTCCTCTTTGTTGGAGCGAAGTTGGTGAAAGGAAATTGGTTGGTACGGAGATTGTGCAACAAACTGAAGATAAAGTAAAAATCATCAAGGATTGTCTAAAAATTGCTTCggatagacaaaagtcttatgttGATCTTAAGAGTCGTGAAATTGAGCATCAAGTGGGAGATAAGGTGTTTTTAAAGGTTTCTCCATTGAAGAAGATTATGAGATTTGGCCAAAAAGGAAAACTTAGTCCTCGATTTATTAGACCATACGAAGTACTTGAGAGAGTTGGCCTAGTTGCATATAAACTAGCTCTTCCACCGAAATTAGATAAGATACACAATGTCTTCCATGTTTCTATACTTAGAAGATATCGCTCAGATCCATCTAATATTCTTTATGTTGAATCCATTGAGGTCAGTCCTGACTTGACATACAAAGAGGAACCTATCCAAATCTTGGCGCATGAGACAAAAGATCTTAGAAACAATAAAATCCCATTAGTAAGATTCCTTTGGAGAAATCATTCTGGCAAAGAGGCTACCTGGGAGCGAGAAGAGGATATGCGAATTCAATATCCCCATTTGTTTCAAGACTAG